A genome region from Brooklawnia propionicigenes includes the following:
- a CDS encoding ABC transporter permease: MSATSTADTGPSAPAPAVSRRRSVSIQTIAPHLILLIVLAVTFTFAPGYRSTTQVASLLQLMGLLGVVAIGQNLAILVAGIDLSVGAVMTLTNLVTALVMAGSNANMPLAMGLTLLIGLTVGLVNGVGIALLKVPDMVMTLATMTMLLGTGYLITGGVNKGNASPAIVTFMQARFAGVLTGGVVLWVILGIGIILVLRKSVFGMQLYAVGLSRRAAQASGVRVAVIVIAIYVISGVMSALAGLMLTGYIGSSYYDLGGPYQLKSIAAVVIGGTSIFGGVGGYGGTFSGVGTIVVLLSFLQVVGLSDAGQQIAYGAVLLLMLILFARQQRKN; the protein is encoded by the coding sequence ATGAGCGCCACCAGCACTGCCGATACGGGTCCGAGCGCTCCGGCCCCCGCGGTTTCACGTCGCCGCTCGGTGAGCATCCAGACGATTGCGCCACACCTCATCCTGCTGATCGTCTTGGCGGTGACGTTCACGTTCGCGCCCGGCTACCGCAGCACGACCCAGGTCGCAAGCCTGCTGCAGCTGATGGGGCTACTCGGCGTGGTCGCCATCGGCCAGAACCTGGCCATCCTGGTCGCCGGCATCGATCTGTCGGTGGGCGCCGTGATGACACTCACCAACCTGGTGACAGCCCTGGTCATGGCCGGTTCGAATGCGAACATGCCGCTCGCGATGGGGTTGACGCTGCTCATCGGTCTCACCGTCGGTCTGGTCAACGGGGTCGGCATCGCACTGTTGAAGGTGCCCGACATGGTGATGACACTGGCAACCATGACGATGCTGCTGGGTACCGGCTACCTGATCACCGGAGGCGTGAACAAGGGCAATGCCAGTCCCGCGATCGTGACCTTCATGCAGGCCCGGTTCGCCGGGGTGCTGACCGGGGGCGTGGTGCTGTGGGTAATCCTGGGCATCGGCATCATCCTGGTGCTGCGCAAGTCGGTCTTCGGAATGCAGCTGTACGCGGTCGGCCTGAGTCGCCGGGCCGCGCAGGCCTCCGGCGTGCGGGTGGCCGTCATCGTGATCGCCATCTATGTCATCTCGGGCGTGATGTCCGCCTTGGCCGGCCTCATGCTGACCGGCTACATCGGGTCGAGCTACTACGACCTGGGCGGACCGTACCAGCTCAAGTCCATCGCGGCAGTCGTGATCGGCGGCACCAGCATCTTCGGCGGCGTCGGCGGGTACGGAGGCACCTTCTCCGGCGTCGGTACCATCGTGGTTCTGCTCAGCTTCTTGCAGGTCGTCGGCCTGTCGGATGCCGGCCAGCAGATTGCCTACGGCGCCGTGCTGTTGCTGATGTTGATCTTGTTCGCGAGGCAGCAGCGCAAGAACTGA